From Anopheles funestus chromosome 3RL, idAnoFuneDA-416_04, whole genome shotgun sequence, a single genomic window includes:
- the LOC125770056 gene encoding long-chain-fatty-acid--CoA ligase 1 isoform X1 yields the protein MFLVPNSFLTWLKSTTTNIMSNATGFFDEIEENLQYVGGTAGVVTLTAAVAATAYYYSTRPVPEKPLVPLDNQCPIEAGPEQTHVSKFYKEAKDGKFVSCLEEDIRTLYQSFRKGAYVSNNGPCLGWRENLQSPYQWMNFNETLLRAKNFGSGLISLGLRPGPNTFIGIYSQNRPEWILFEQGCYCYSLVVVPLYDTLGPDACAFIVDQTEMQVVVVEDDKKVNLLLDKAPRSLRKIVAIKEVRPATLQRAKNVGIDVHTFDEVEKLGAITDNPELEPKPEDLCTVCYTSGTTGNPKGVMLTHANVLAGVAGVLLQLGTHRPRVGDIMVSFLPLAHMLERCCENGVYYMGGAVGFFSGDIKELTNDMKALKPTLMPAVPRLLNRVYDKVFAEVQRSSVKKVLLNMALSSKEAEIKRGIVRRNSIWDKLVFRKIQEGFGGRLRLMVVGSAPLSEAVLSFSRAALGCLICEGYGQTECTAPITLTVQGDFVPGHVGPPVACNGIKLVDVPEMEYYASQQQGEICVKGANVFIGYLKDPQRTAETIDKDGWHHTGDIGQWLPNGTLKVIDRKKHIFKLSQGEYIVPEKIENAYIRSQYVEQVFVHGESLKSCIVAIVVPDVEVIKSWAQENNIPGTLSVLCNNPDVKQLILNDMILWGKEFGLKSFEQVKDIYLHPDPFSVQNGLLTPTYKSRRPQIRSYFAPQLDDMYKHLD from the exons ATGTTCTTAGTACCGAATAGTTTCTTGACGTGGTTGAAATCTACAACGACTAACATCATGTCCAACGCGACTGGATTTT TTGACGAAATCGAGGAAAATCTACAGTATGTGGGTGGTACGGCCGGAGTTGTTACGCTGACAGCAGCAGTCGCCGCCACAGCCTACTACTACTCGACCAGACCCGTACCGGAGAAACCATTAGTGCCTCTAGATAACCAATGTCCAATAGAAGCG GGCCCGGAACAGACACACGTTTCAAAGTTCTACAAGGAGGCGAAGGATGGCAAATTTGTCAGCTGTCTCGAGGAAGACATCCGAACACTGTACCAATCGTTCCGCAAGGGTGCCTACGTATCAAACAATGGACCTTGTCTGGGATGGCGAGAAAACCTGCAGTCACCATATCAG TGGATGAACTTCAATGAAACGCTACTGCGCGCAAAGAACTTCGGTTCCGGACTGATCTCGCTAGGATTACGACCTGGGCCGAACACGTTCATCGGCATCTACTCACAGAACCGTCCGGAGTGGATCCTGTTTGAGCAGGGATGCTACTGTTACTCGCTCGTTGTGGTACCATTGTACGATACGCTCGGTCCAGATGCGTGCGCTTTTATCGTCGATCAAACCGAGATGCAGGTGGTCGTCGTGGAGGATGATAAGAAGGTGAATCTGTTGCTGGACAAAGCACCGAG ATCACTTCGAAAAATCGTTGCCATCAAAGAAGTCCGACCGGCAACACTGCAGCGGGCGAAGAATGTCGGCATCGATGTACACACGTTCGATGAGGTGGAGAAGCTGGGTGCAATTACCGATAATCCCGAGCTAGAGCCCAAACCGGAAGATCTCTGTACGGTTTGCTACACCTCAGGCACGACCGGCAACCCGAAGGGTGTGATGCTAACACACGCAAACGTACTAGCCGGTGTAGCGGGTGTACTGTTACAGCTCGGCACACATCGACCGCGTGTCGGCGACATTATGGTTTCGTTCCTACCCTTAGCTCACATGCTGGAACGTTGCTGTGAGAACGGTGTCTACTATATGGGCGGTGCCGTTGGATTCTTCTCCGGTGACATCAAGGAACTAACGAACGACATGAAAGCGCTAAAACCGACCCTAATGCCAGCCGTCCCACGTCTACTAAACCGTGTGTACGACAAGGTGTTCGCCGAGGTGCAACGTTCCTCCGTCAAGAAGGTGCTGCTAAACATGGCGCTCAGCTCGAAGGAGGCCGAAATAAAGCGTGGTATCGTGCGGCGGAACAGCATCTGGGATAAGCTGGTGTTCCGGAAAATACAGGAAGGTTTCGGTGGCCGACTACGCCTAATGGTGGTAGGTTCAGCTCCACTGTCCGAGGCAGTACTGTCATTTTCCCGTGCCGCTCTTGGTTGTCTGATCTGTGAGGGATATGGTCAGACGGAATGTACCGCACCGATTACGCTGACAGTGCAGGGTGATTTTGTGCCGGGACACGTTGGACCACCGGTGGCCTGCAACGGCATAAAGCTGGTGGACGTACCGGAGATGGAGTACTACGCGTCACAACAGCAGGGTGAAATCTGCGTTAAAGGAGCGAATGTTTTCATTGG GTACCTTAAAGATCCACAACGTACTGCGGAAACGATCGATAAGGATGGTTGGCATCATACGGGCGACATTGGACAGTGGTTGCCGAACGGTACACTGAAGGTGATCGATCGCAAGAAGCACATCTTCAAGCTTAGCCAGGGAGAGTACATCGTGCCGGAAAAGATAGAAAATGCCTACATTCGCAGCCAGTACGTGGAGCAGGTGTTTGTGCATGGTGAAAGCTTAAAG AGCTGTATAGTAGCGATTGTGGTCCCGGACGTAGAGGTCATCAAGAGCTGGGCCCAGGAGAACAACATTCCCGGCACGCTGAGCGTACTGTGCAACAATCCGGACGTCAAGCAGCTCATCCTGAATGATATGATCCTGTGGGGCAAAGAGTTTGGACTGAAATCTTTCGAACAG GTCAAAGATATATATCTACATCCGGATCCATTCTCGGTACAGAACGGTTTACTAACGCCGACCTACAAATCCCGACGGCCACAGATTCGAAGCTATTTCGCACCCCAGCTGGATGATATGTACAAACATCTTGACTGA
- the LOC125770056 gene encoding long-chain-fatty-acid--CoA ligase 1 isoform X2, with amino-acid sequence MLKFIKTCVDEIEENLQYVGGTAGVVTLTAAVAATAYYYSTRPVPEKPLVPLDNQCPIEAGPEQTHVSKFYKEAKDGKFVSCLEEDIRTLYQSFRKGAYVSNNGPCLGWRENLQSPYQWMNFNETLLRAKNFGSGLISLGLRPGPNTFIGIYSQNRPEWILFEQGCYCYSLVVVPLYDTLGPDACAFIVDQTEMQVVVVEDDKKVNLLLDKAPRSLRKIVAIKEVRPATLQRAKNVGIDVHTFDEVEKLGAITDNPELEPKPEDLCTVCYTSGTTGNPKGVMLTHANVLAGVAGVLLQLGTHRPRVGDIMVSFLPLAHMLERCCENGVYYMGGAVGFFSGDIKELTNDMKALKPTLMPAVPRLLNRVYDKVFAEVQRSSVKKVLLNMALSSKEAEIKRGIVRRNSIWDKLVFRKIQEGFGGRLRLMVVGSAPLSEAVLSFSRAALGCLICEGYGQTECTAPITLTVQGDFVPGHVGPPVACNGIKLVDVPEMEYYASQQQGEICVKGANVFIGYLKDPQRTAETIDKDGWHHTGDIGQWLPNGTLKVIDRKKHIFKLSQGEYIVPEKIENAYIRSQYVEQVFVHGESLKSCIVAIVVPDVEVIKSWAQENNIPGTLSVLCNNPDVKQLILNDMILWGKEFGLKSFEQVKDIYLHPDPFSVQNGLLTPTYKSRRPQIRSYFAPQLDDMYKHLD; translated from the exons ATGTTGAAGTTCATCAAAACCTGTG TTGACGAAATCGAGGAAAATCTACAGTATGTGGGTGGTACGGCCGGAGTTGTTACGCTGACAGCAGCAGTCGCCGCCACAGCCTACTACTACTCGACCAGACCCGTACCGGAGAAACCATTAGTGCCTCTAGATAACCAATGTCCAATAGAAGCG GGCCCGGAACAGACACACGTTTCAAAGTTCTACAAGGAGGCGAAGGATGGCAAATTTGTCAGCTGTCTCGAGGAAGACATCCGAACACTGTACCAATCGTTCCGCAAGGGTGCCTACGTATCAAACAATGGACCTTGTCTGGGATGGCGAGAAAACCTGCAGTCACCATATCAG TGGATGAACTTCAATGAAACGCTACTGCGCGCAAAGAACTTCGGTTCCGGACTGATCTCGCTAGGATTACGACCTGGGCCGAACACGTTCATCGGCATCTACTCACAGAACCGTCCGGAGTGGATCCTGTTTGAGCAGGGATGCTACTGTTACTCGCTCGTTGTGGTACCATTGTACGATACGCTCGGTCCAGATGCGTGCGCTTTTATCGTCGATCAAACCGAGATGCAGGTGGTCGTCGTGGAGGATGATAAGAAGGTGAATCTGTTGCTGGACAAAGCACCGAG ATCACTTCGAAAAATCGTTGCCATCAAAGAAGTCCGACCGGCAACACTGCAGCGGGCGAAGAATGTCGGCATCGATGTACACACGTTCGATGAGGTGGAGAAGCTGGGTGCAATTACCGATAATCCCGAGCTAGAGCCCAAACCGGAAGATCTCTGTACGGTTTGCTACACCTCAGGCACGACCGGCAACCCGAAGGGTGTGATGCTAACACACGCAAACGTACTAGCCGGTGTAGCGGGTGTACTGTTACAGCTCGGCACACATCGACCGCGTGTCGGCGACATTATGGTTTCGTTCCTACCCTTAGCTCACATGCTGGAACGTTGCTGTGAGAACGGTGTCTACTATATGGGCGGTGCCGTTGGATTCTTCTCCGGTGACATCAAGGAACTAACGAACGACATGAAAGCGCTAAAACCGACCCTAATGCCAGCCGTCCCACGTCTACTAAACCGTGTGTACGACAAGGTGTTCGCCGAGGTGCAACGTTCCTCCGTCAAGAAGGTGCTGCTAAACATGGCGCTCAGCTCGAAGGAGGCCGAAATAAAGCGTGGTATCGTGCGGCGGAACAGCATCTGGGATAAGCTGGTGTTCCGGAAAATACAGGAAGGTTTCGGTGGCCGACTACGCCTAATGGTGGTAGGTTCAGCTCCACTGTCCGAGGCAGTACTGTCATTTTCCCGTGCCGCTCTTGGTTGTCTGATCTGTGAGGGATATGGTCAGACGGAATGTACCGCACCGATTACGCTGACAGTGCAGGGTGATTTTGTGCCGGGACACGTTGGACCACCGGTGGCCTGCAACGGCATAAAGCTGGTGGACGTACCGGAGATGGAGTACTACGCGTCACAACAGCAGGGTGAAATCTGCGTTAAAGGAGCGAATGTTTTCATTGG GTACCTTAAAGATCCACAACGTACTGCGGAAACGATCGATAAGGATGGTTGGCATCATACGGGCGACATTGGACAGTGGTTGCCGAACGGTACACTGAAGGTGATCGATCGCAAGAAGCACATCTTCAAGCTTAGCCAGGGAGAGTACATCGTGCCGGAAAAGATAGAAAATGCCTACATTCGCAGCCAGTACGTGGAGCAGGTGTTTGTGCATGGTGAAAGCTTAAAG AGCTGTATAGTAGCGATTGTGGTCCCGGACGTAGAGGTCATCAAGAGCTGGGCCCAGGAGAACAACATTCCCGGCACGCTGAGCGTACTGTGCAACAATCCGGACGTCAAGCAGCTCATCCTGAATGATATGATCCTGTGGGGCAAAGAGTTTGGACTGAAATCTTTCGAACAG GTCAAAGATATATATCTACATCCGGATCCATTCTCGGTACAGAACGGTTTACTAACGCCGACCTACAAATCCCGACGGCCACAGATTCGAAGCTATTTCGCACCCCAGCTGGATGATATGTACAAACATCTTGACTGA
- the LOC125770056 gene encoding long-chain-fatty-acid--CoA ligase 6 isoform X3 gives MSCCGSQEPIRLPINPSFQSDILKGPEQTHVSKFYKEAKDGKFVSCLEEDIRTLYQSFRKGAYVSNNGPCLGWRENLQSPYQWMNFNETLLRAKNFGSGLISLGLRPGPNTFIGIYSQNRPEWILFEQGCYCYSLVVVPLYDTLGPDACAFIVDQTEMQVVVVEDDKKVNLLLDKAPRSLRKIVAIKEVRPATLQRAKNVGIDVHTFDEVEKLGAITDNPELEPKPEDLCTVCYTSGTTGNPKGVMLTHANVLAGVAGVLLQLGTHRPRVGDIMVSFLPLAHMLERCCENGVYYMGGAVGFFSGDIKELTNDMKALKPTLMPAVPRLLNRVYDKVFAEVQRSSVKKVLLNMALSSKEAEIKRGIVRRNSIWDKLVFRKIQEGFGGRLRLMVVGSAPLSEAVLSFSRAALGCLICEGYGQTECTAPITLTVQGDFVPGHVGPPVACNGIKLVDVPEMEYYASQQQGEICVKGANVFIGYLKDPQRTAETIDKDGWHHTGDIGQWLPNGTLKVIDRKKHIFKLSQGEYIVPEKIENAYIRSQYVEQVFVHGESLKSCIVAIVVPDVEVIKSWAQENNIPGTLSVLCNNPDVKQLILNDMILWGKEFGLKSFEQVKDIYLHPDPFSVQNGLLTPTYKSRRPQIRSYFAPQLDDMYKHLD, from the exons ATGTCATGCTGTGGATCGCAGGAACCGATCCGGTTACCGATAAATCCCAGCTTTCAGAGTGACATCCTGAAG GGCCCGGAACAGACACACGTTTCAAAGTTCTACAAGGAGGCGAAGGATGGCAAATTTGTCAGCTGTCTCGAGGAAGACATCCGAACACTGTACCAATCGTTCCGCAAGGGTGCCTACGTATCAAACAATGGACCTTGTCTGGGATGGCGAGAAAACCTGCAGTCACCATATCAG TGGATGAACTTCAATGAAACGCTACTGCGCGCAAAGAACTTCGGTTCCGGACTGATCTCGCTAGGATTACGACCTGGGCCGAACACGTTCATCGGCATCTACTCACAGAACCGTCCGGAGTGGATCCTGTTTGAGCAGGGATGCTACTGTTACTCGCTCGTTGTGGTACCATTGTACGATACGCTCGGTCCAGATGCGTGCGCTTTTATCGTCGATCAAACCGAGATGCAGGTGGTCGTCGTGGAGGATGATAAGAAGGTGAATCTGTTGCTGGACAAAGCACCGAG ATCACTTCGAAAAATCGTTGCCATCAAAGAAGTCCGACCGGCAACACTGCAGCGGGCGAAGAATGTCGGCATCGATGTACACACGTTCGATGAGGTGGAGAAGCTGGGTGCAATTACCGATAATCCCGAGCTAGAGCCCAAACCGGAAGATCTCTGTACGGTTTGCTACACCTCAGGCACGACCGGCAACCCGAAGGGTGTGATGCTAACACACGCAAACGTACTAGCCGGTGTAGCGGGTGTACTGTTACAGCTCGGCACACATCGACCGCGTGTCGGCGACATTATGGTTTCGTTCCTACCCTTAGCTCACATGCTGGAACGTTGCTGTGAGAACGGTGTCTACTATATGGGCGGTGCCGTTGGATTCTTCTCCGGTGACATCAAGGAACTAACGAACGACATGAAAGCGCTAAAACCGACCCTAATGCCAGCCGTCCCACGTCTACTAAACCGTGTGTACGACAAGGTGTTCGCCGAGGTGCAACGTTCCTCCGTCAAGAAGGTGCTGCTAAACATGGCGCTCAGCTCGAAGGAGGCCGAAATAAAGCGTGGTATCGTGCGGCGGAACAGCATCTGGGATAAGCTGGTGTTCCGGAAAATACAGGAAGGTTTCGGTGGCCGACTACGCCTAATGGTGGTAGGTTCAGCTCCACTGTCCGAGGCAGTACTGTCATTTTCCCGTGCCGCTCTTGGTTGTCTGATCTGTGAGGGATATGGTCAGACGGAATGTACCGCACCGATTACGCTGACAGTGCAGGGTGATTTTGTGCCGGGACACGTTGGACCACCGGTGGCCTGCAACGGCATAAAGCTGGTGGACGTACCGGAGATGGAGTACTACGCGTCACAACAGCAGGGTGAAATCTGCGTTAAAGGAGCGAATGTTTTCATTGG GTACCTTAAAGATCCACAACGTACTGCGGAAACGATCGATAAGGATGGTTGGCATCATACGGGCGACATTGGACAGTGGTTGCCGAACGGTACACTGAAGGTGATCGATCGCAAGAAGCACATCTTCAAGCTTAGCCAGGGAGAGTACATCGTGCCGGAAAAGATAGAAAATGCCTACATTCGCAGCCAGTACGTGGAGCAGGTGTTTGTGCATGGTGAAAGCTTAAAG AGCTGTATAGTAGCGATTGTGGTCCCGGACGTAGAGGTCATCAAGAGCTGGGCCCAGGAGAACAACATTCCCGGCACGCTGAGCGTACTGTGCAACAATCCGGACGTCAAGCAGCTCATCCTGAATGATATGATCCTGTGGGGCAAAGAGTTTGGACTGAAATCTTTCGAACAG GTCAAAGATATATATCTACATCCGGATCCATTCTCGGTACAGAACGGTTTACTAACGCCGACCTACAAATCCCGACGGCCACAGATTCGAAGCTATTTCGCACCCCAGCTGGATGATATGTACAAACATCTTGACTGA